A stretch of Flavobacterium sp. N1994 DNA encodes these proteins:
- a CDS encoding DUF2007 domain-containing protein, translating into MGLIKIFSGEEILAVGLKERLEEANLNVVIRDNNQANVLPSIQTAKAVELFIQEVDFGKASPIIEAFRLSI; encoded by the coding sequence ATGGGACTAATAAAAATATTTTCTGGAGAAGAAATTTTAGCCGTTGGTTTAAAAGAAAGACTAGAAGAAGCTAACCTTAATGTGGTCATTAGAGATAACAATCAGGCTAATGTTTTACCAAGCATACAAACGGCAAAAGCAGTCGAGTTGTTTATTCAAGAAGTCGATTTTGGTAAAGCCAGTCCAATTATTGAGGCCTTTCGATTGAGTATTTAA
- a CDS encoding DEAD/DEAH box helicase: MNLKKINPHLQKALIENDLTEANEMQLATFSTIKSGADAVIQSPEGSGKTTTIVLNVLQRMEKSMGESTRALIIVENKERVLEMEELFLKYGTYQDLSILGVHDKGDIDYDKNIISLGLDVLIGTPNKINTMFASAGFNINTIKMFVVDDADVLFRLRHDAIIQRLMMSIEKTQRLFFCSQITERVEVLADKIMIEPLFFEMED, from the coding sequence ATGAACTTAAAAAAAATAAATCCCCATCTGCAAAAAGCACTTATCGAAAACGATTTGACGGAAGCTAATGAAATGCAATTGGCTACTTTTTCAACTATTAAAAGTGGTGCCGATGCGGTAATTCAATCGCCTGAAGGAAGCGGAAAAACAACTACTATAGTGTTGAATGTATTGCAACGGATGGAAAAATCTATGGGCGAAAGTACCCGAGCTTTAATCATTGTTGAAAATAAAGAACGCGTTTTAGAAATGGAAGAACTGTTTTTGAAATACGGAACGTATCAGGATTTAAGTATCTTGGGTGTTCATGACAAAGGTGACATCGATTATGATAAAAACATTATCTCTTTGGGATTGGATGTTTTAATTGGAACTCCCAATAAAATCAACACCATGTTTGCGTCAGCTGGATTTAATATTAATACCATCAAAATGTTTGTTGTTGATGATGCTGATGTACTGTTTCGTTTGCGACATGATGCTATTATTCAGCGATTGATGATGAGTATTGAAAAAACACAACGCCTTTTCTTTTGTTCCCAAATCACTGAAAGAGTAGAGGTACTAGCAGACAAAATCATGATTGAACCTCTTTTCTTTGAAATGGAGGATTAA
- a CDS encoding sigma-54-dependent transcriptional regulator, with amino-acid sequence MPKILIIEDEVSIRRVLTKILLEESDTYTVDEAEDGKQGFEKIKNEDYDLVLCDIKMPKMNGEELLEAVKKIKPEIPMVMISGHGDLETAVNTMRLGAFDYISKPPDLNRLLNTVRNALDKKKLVVENKILKKKVSKNYEIIGKSEPINQIKLMIEKVALTDARVLITGPNGTGKELVAHQLHEKSERANAPMIEVNCAAIPSELIESELFGHVKGAFTSAVKDRAGKFEAADGGTIFLDEIGDMSLSAQAKVLRALQESLIQRVGADKDIKINVRVIAATNKDLKKEIAEGRFREDLYHRLAVILIKVPSLNDRRDDIPLLIEHFAAKIAEEQGNTTKSFSKPAIQLLQEYDWTGNIRELRNVVERLIILGGSEISEMDVKLFASK; translated from the coding sequence ATGCCCAAAATATTAATCATTGAAGACGAAGTGTCTATCCGAAGAGTATTGACCAAAATACTTTTAGAGGAAAGCGATACTTATACCGTTGATGAAGCCGAGGACGGAAAACAAGGTTTTGAAAAAATTAAAAACGAAGACTACGACTTAGTCCTTTGTGATATCAAAATGCCCAAAATGAATGGGGAAGAATTACTAGAAGCTGTTAAAAAAATTAAGCCTGAAATTCCGATGGTGATGATTTCTGGTCATGGTGATTTAGAAACTGCTGTTAATACGATGCGATTGGGTGCTTTTGATTATATCTCTAAACCGCCTGATTTGAATAGGTTACTGAATACCGTTCGCAATGCTTTAGACAAAAAGAAGTTGGTGGTCGAAAATAAAATATTGAAGAAAAAAGTTTCCAAAAACTACGAAATCATTGGAAAAAGTGAGCCTATCAATCAAATCAAATTGATGATTGAAAAAGTAGCCTTAACGGATGCTAGAGTATTAATCACTGGTCCAAACGGAACTGGAAAAGAATTAGTAGCTCATCAATTGCATGAAAAAAGCGAGAGAGCTAATGCCCCAATGATTGAAGTGAATTGTGCTGCTATTCCATCAGAGTTGATAGAAAGTGAATTGTTTGGACATGTAAAAGGAGCCTTTACATCTGCTGTAAAAGATAGAGCTGGAAAATTTGAAGCTGCCGATGGGGGCACTATTTTCTTAGATGAAATTGGAGATATGAGTTTATCGGCGCAAGCCAAAGTATTACGTGCCTTACAGGAAAGTTTGATTCAAAGGGTAGGCGCAGACAAAGACATCAAAATTAATGTTAGAGTTATAGCAGCCACCAATAAAGATCTGAAAAAGGAAATTGCAGAAGGGCGTTTCCGTGAAGATTTATACCATCGCTTGGCCGTAATTCTCATTAAAGTTCCTTCCTTAAACGACAGAAGAGATGATATTCCTCTACTAATTGAGCATTTTGCTGCAAAGATTGCTGAGGAACAAGGAAATACCACCAAATCATTTTCTAAACCCGCTATCCAATTATTGCAAGAATACGATTGGACCGGAAATATTCGAGAGCTTAGAAATGTTGTGGAGCGCTTGATAATCCTGGGTGGAAGCGAGATTTCGGAAATGGACGTTAAACTTTTTGCTAGTAAATAA
- the panB gene encoding 3-methyl-2-oxobutanoate hydroxymethyltransferase, whose translation MSTAKKDYKRITTKSLFDMKANGEKISMLTAYDFTMAKIVDSAGVDVILVGDSASNVMAGHETTLPITLDQMIYHASSVVRAIERALVVVDLPFGSYQSDPKEALRSAIRIMKESGGHAVKLEGGSEIKESIKRILNAGIPVMGHLGLTPQSIYKFGTYTVRAKEEAEAEKLLEDARLLERIGCFALVLEKIPASLAEKVAKNISIPVIGIGAGGGVDGQVLVIHDMLGMNNEFSPRFLRRYLNLYEQMTTAIGNYVADVKSEDFPNKNEQY comes from the coding sequence ATGTCTACAGCAAAAAAAGATTACAAAAGAATTACGACCAAATCATTATTTGACATGAAAGCCAATGGCGAAAAAATATCTATGCTTACGGCTTATGATTTTACCATGGCTAAAATTGTCGATTCCGCTGGTGTTGATGTGATTTTGGTGGGCGATTCTGCTAGTAATGTGATGGCGGGTCATGAAACTACTTTACCTATAACGTTGGATCAAATGATTTATCATGCATCGTCTGTAGTCAGAGCAATAGAACGCGCATTAGTAGTTGTAGACTTACCCTTTGGAAGTTATCAATCGGATCCAAAAGAAGCTTTACGTTCTGCCATTAGAATTATGAAAGAAAGTGGTGGGCATGCCGTAAAACTTGAAGGCGGTAGCGAAATTAAAGAAAGTATTAAGCGAATCTTGAATGCTGGAATTCCGGTAATGGGACATTTAGGTTTGACGCCACAATCCATCTATAAATTTGGAACCTATACGGTTCGTGCGAAAGAAGAAGCGGAAGCTGAAAAGCTATTGGAAGACGCTAGATTGTTGGAAAGAATTGGTTGTTTTGCTTTGGTTTTGGAAAAAATACCAGCCTCCTTAGCTGAGAAAGTCGCAAAAAACATTTCTATCCCTGTAATCGGAATTGGTGCTGGTGGTGGTGTTGACGGACAAGTATTAGTCATTCACGACATGCTAGGCATGAACAATGAATTCAGTCCCCGATTTTTAAGACGCTATTTGAACTTATACGAGCAAATGACAACAGCTATTGGTAATTATGTGGCTGATGTGAAATCTGAAGATTTTCCGAACAAGAACGAACAGTATTAA